From the Lathyrus oleraceus cultivar Zhongwan6 chromosome 3, CAAS_Psat_ZW6_1.0, whole genome shotgun sequence genome, the window TTGTTGAACCATTGCATGAATGTGTTCCCTTGTGTTTGTCTTTGTTTATGTGTTTACAAATTCTTTAAACTTGTAATAACATGTCTTTGTATGACTTGTATGCTTACATGTTCAAACTTTTTGTGTGATGTTGAACCTTTGATTGTGATCATATTGAACCTTAACATGCATGTCTTGAATACCTTAACTTATTTTCATGATTAAGTTGATGTTACTTCCAAACCATGTCTTACTTCATGCATATACATGTTCATTCATAATTATTATGACATCCATATACATGTTCATGCATTGTTAtgtcattcatctttgtttcttcatgatgatatatccatggcattcatattcatgttaactttatacatctttgattgatgttgttgtatATTTTTTCACTTTTACATGTTGTGCATATGCGTTTACATACCATGCTTGATATTATTATGATCATGCTTCcatatctttgttgatgtcatgtatgaacatcttcttcatttgtttatctttgttgatgtcatgcttgaacatcttctttatcatgtgcttatatttgttaatgtcatgcttgaacatcttcttcattttcttatatttgtggatgtcatgtttgaacaCGTTCTTCATCCTTGTTTTCCTTGTTGATGCCATGCCTGAACATtttctttaccatttgtttatctttgttgatgtcatgcttgaacatcttctttatcatgtgcttatatttgttgatgtcatgcttggACATCTTCTTCATTTTTCTTATCTTTTGTTTATCTTTTTGCCCAAATCCAAGGGAAATACCTCTTTATTGACTTAATGTCATATGTAGTTTAGCAATCCCTAGTTCccctttgaccttgttagagtCATTCTCACTTTCAACTTAGATTTAAGTAAGAGTTTGTAACTCTTGTAAGTATGTTTGTTATGAACACTTACTTCCCCCTTTGGAACCTTGACCACTATCAAGTGTTCTTTTACCCTTAGTTAGGTGAACTATGGTTGCTCTGATCCATccttataaggatacgtaggcacatgaCCGCGATGTTTTGGCGAGAAAacttaataaaacctttaggtcCTTCCCGATAAAACATTTCCAAACAATAGTAAACAAAAAATAATATAACACAAATAATTTCAAAAGGTTCCTATAGGATACTATAGATACTTAGGATGCTAATACCTCCCCTTAGTATAACCAACCCTCAAACTGTAGATCTCTTCGCATTGTTTTTACATTGcataattagggttttattcaatcttttccctttcccttggataaattaaagttcggtggtgaacATTTCAACGTTTTTGGATTCAAGTTAATACAATAGCTTGATACCCGATTCTCACAACAACAGAAatggcgacttcactagggagACATTGCAAGAGGGTTAAGCCTATTTTGATTATATTTATGTTATTAAGTTTAGTTATTTGCCTTGTTTGTTTGGATCTTTGTTTTGGGTGATCTATTGTGTGGTGAGGTAAGTCCTAACCCAGACTTGAGTGTACATAAATAAGATAGGATGTGGTATAGTCAAGAAGCCTTATAGGGAGTTTAATCCCGAACAAGCTGACTTAAGAATCCACCACTCATGTGGAGGTTCCCTTTACAATTAGTATTATTTATCAAGAAATTGTGAAAACACATACTATATTGATTTGGGTAAcctgagaagctgaggaccttagtAACCCCTTTACCCCACTTGGTCTTTAGGATGTAGTGCGATGACTATGAAGGTGTAAATCCGAAATAGTTGatacacgatactacactcaaatgagattctcttgagaatattattaaTTCCCGAGTAATTGACGTGTtgataatatctgaaagatgggtCAATGATTTTTGGGAACCTTTGTAGAATCCGTTGTACAGGTATAAAATAAATCCATAGTACATTTGGGATGGTTAGACCCATGGCCTCATGCTCGCGACGTCGAACCTTTGAACCCTATTTGTGTGTGACCCTTGTTTGTGTGTTtgtgcattcatgcatccatgcatcataaacatcatttttttaacaaagttttcaaggaacttaggaACTTTTGTTGCCAACATTAGGTTTATCATGGATTTTGGAAGGAAAAAGACTCAAAAGTACACTTTCAAGAGTCCTAAGTTAGAAGACCTAAGGAGATTGGGATCTTTGGTTGTTGACACAGAGGCTTTCAACAAAAGATATGGATATTTGCTCTCAATTTTGAAGATCAACATGGAAGATGGACTTCTTCATACTTTGATTCAGTTTTATGATCCCGTGTATCACTGTTTCACTTTCCCCGACTATCAGCTTATGCCAACACTTGAAGAATAATCTCATTTGATTGGTGTTCCTATTTCTAGTCAAGCTCCATTTTATGGTTTGGAGGAAGATCCCAAAGATCAAGACATTACAAAGGTTATTCACTTGaaaatgtcagagatcagggATCACATGACCACAAAAGGAAAAATGCTTGGTTTGACAGCTAAGTTTCTAATGAACAAAGCTCAGTATTTTGCTAGAATGAGGAGTGTGGATGCGTTTGAGGCTGTTTTTCTCTACTTATCTATGTATTGTTCCTTTGTCCTAGTTTTAATGACTTTGTTGCCATGGATGCCATCAAGATCTTCTTAATAAGAAATCCAGTTCCTACTTTGCTTGCCGATGCCTATCATTCTGTTCATATGAAGAATTCTTATGGCGGAGGAATAATTACATGTTGCATGCCTatgctgtacaagtggtttatttctcacttacctaGGTCTCATGCTTTTTGGGATCTTAAGGTTGGTCTTTTGTGGTCACAGAAGATTATTTCGCTCACACATTCAGATATTGTTTGGTATAGTCGTGACTATGATGGAGTTAGTATCATTGATAGTTGTGTAGGATTttctaatgtacctcttcttggtacaaaagGAGGCATCGGTTACAACCCAATCCTAGCTCGTCGTCAACTCGGTTATCCAATGAGAGATAAGCCAAAGAATATTCACTTGAAGGGTTTGTTCTGTAAGGAATATGAAGATTACAAAGCGCTCAAAGAGAAGATTGTGCACACTTGGTGCCATGTTCATAAGCTAGAAAAGAAAGTTTTAGGGAAGACAAATTATGTCTCTTTAGAACCTTTCCTTAAATGGGTGCAAGATAGGGCCATCAACTTGAAAATGCCTTATCCTCGCCAAGAGCCTTTACTTTTAGCTGACAAAGAACCTACCTATATCTTCATGACTGATGCTGAGAAGTTGAATATTTCTTTGACCAAAGCGCAGCGAGAAAGGGACGCTTGGAAGAACAAGTAGCAAATCATCAACAATGAGGATGAAGAACTTCAAAGGCAGTTAAAGATGAAGAATAAAGAAGAGCTCTCCAACAAGAAGAGGAaggtgcaagaggatttattttcctatgGCGTTCAGTCAGATACTCCTTGGAAGTTGATCGTGGTCAAGCTTGTGCTCGAGAAGGTTGAGATGGAAGAACAAATTAAGAAGCTCAACTTGAGGCTACTAGGGGAATATCCTTAGGACTTTATTTATCTTTTATTTATATTTGTTTAGAACTTTTGAAAGTGTAATCAAACTTTGTAACTCTCTCTGATTAATGAAATGAGTTTCTTTTGACCATTGTTATTTTCCTTTTAATGTTTGCAATTatctcttaagttccttgaaacttttaaaattttcattttcattgcattcatgcatatgTCATCACACTTGCATTTATTTTCTCAAAATAAAAACTCATTCCCGTCATTTCTTCTCCAATAGTTTCCACACTGTGACCCTCACACCAGTACAACACCAGAGCTCAAGCCCAACGTAGAATGGCCGAGCAAGAGCAAGAGATAGAAAGAGTCAATGAAGAGCTTACAGATCTACGTGGGAATATAGGTCAAATCATGGAGATGTTGCAAGTAATATGTGCAAATATGGATACTTAACCCACAACTGTTTCTGAGATCGTCAATCCGGTGATTAATCCTCAACCTGCAGTTACTACTCCAGCAACTTGGCCTCCCTTTGGTATTCCTAATGGTTTTATGCCTCCTCCTCAAGGACAATCCACTCAGCATACAGTTTCACTAACTACTGAAGTTAATCAAGTGATTCCCACTGCCATGCACACTCGAGTTCAACCATACTTCGATGATCATCAACAAGTGTATGATATACCTAATATGTCTGAAGAAGGTTATGAAAGAcatgaaaagttgagagaaaatgTTGAAACTATTGAGAAAAGGCTGAGAGCAATGGAAGGTGATCAGATCTTAGGTGTTGCTTCCAGAGAAATGTGCCTTGTATCTGGATTGGTAATCCCTGCAAAATTCAAGACACCCAACCTTGATCAATATGAAGGAGTTACTTGTCCTAAAAGTCATCTTATCATGTACTATAGAAAGATGGAAGCTTACATGGACAATGACAAACTCAtgatccactatttccaagacagtttgaaAGGTGCCTCTTCCAAATGGTACTTGACCCTTGATCAGACTCTCATCCGTTGTTTCCAAGATTTGTCTGATGCTTTCATTaaacaatacaagtacaacatggatcTAGCTCCTGATAGAAGGCAATTGTTGAGCATGTCTCAAAAAGATTCTGAATCCTTTAAAGAATATGCATAAAGGTGGAGAGAGACTGCATCTCAAGTGGAACCTCCATTAACTGAAAAAGAATTGGCAGATTGGTTCGTCGACACAGTGCGACCATAACTTTTTTAAAGGATGGTGGGAAGCATGACTGCAAGTTTTTCTGACTTGGTGGCCGTGGGTATCAAAGTGGAACTTGGCTTAAAAAATGGAAAGATGATTATTGCAGCTAGTAATTccaacaataacaacaataccaagAAATTCTCTAGTAGTTTCCATAAGAaaaaggaaggagaaactaatgcagTGATGGGTAGTAGAAGAAAGAATCAGTCTTGGAAAAAAGCAACAATCTTTTGCTCAACAACAATATGTTTAGCAACCACAGTTTTCTCAACAGCCGTATGTAGCAGCTATTACACCAACTTTCAATCAACAAGTCCTAGTGTATCAGTCGACTCAAGCAGTTCCGATCTTTCAAACAACACCCAACGTTCCAACTTATCAACAAGCGCCCAACGCTCCATATTATCAACAAAGGACTTCAGCTCCGCGCCAAAATGCTCCATTTCAAAAATAGAAGACAATGTGGAAAACCTCTGATTCctccgattcctatgtcttacaCTGAATTACATCCGTCATTGTTGAAGAAAGGTTTGGGACCTCCACCAAATCCTCTCCCACCATATTACAATCCCAATGCACATTGTTTGTTCCATGAAGGCGCCCCAGGGCATGATTTGGAAGGCTGTTATGCCTTAAAACATATTGTGAGGGAATTGATTGAGAAAAAGATTCTTTCATTTGTGGATACCAGTCCGAATGTCAAAAataatcctttgcccgctcatgggtCTGTGAATGCTATTGATGATGAGCCTGATGAAGGTATGATTCTTGATGCAACCAAAATCAAGACTCCGCTCAGAGACGCAATGTTAGTGGAGGCAGGTTAATTGAAAAATTGCCATAAGAGTTGTGAAGAATGTACCATGGGTCCTAAAGGATGTGAAATGGTCTGAAAGGATATTCAAGAATTGATTAACTAAGGTGTGTTGCAAGTAAGCAGTCGTATGAAAAAGAATGAGGTAGCAGTGGTTGAACCCATCTTCAATCTACCTGAGTTAAGTACTATAACACCAATCTTCAACATTCCAGAGCCAGTGTTCAACATTCCAGATTCTATTATTGTTCAGCCAATTTTCAACATTCTAGAATCAGTTTAACCAATCTTTAATATGCCTAATCCAGTGGTTGTCCAAAGGCCTAGCTCTTTTCCTTTTGAGAATACTAATGTAGTTCCTTGGAAGTATGATACGATTATGGTTAACCAAAGGTATGAGAAAGTAGGTCAGAAAAAAGGTCTAAAGATTGCATTTATACCCCTCAGTTCAACTTGTCTCCGCCAACTCCACCAAAAGAAACCACCACCACTGTTACCGACAAAGGCAAATGGGTGATCCCAACCGATGAAGACGCAAAATTTCTGAGGATTATCAAGAAGAATGATTACAAGATTATTGATCAGCTGCATCAAACTCCTTCAAAGATATCCATTTTTTCTCTTCTCATGAGTTCTCCAGCTCATAGGAGTGCCTTGCAGAAATTGTTAGCTCAGGCTCATGTCACTCACGACATTACTATTGATCAGTTTGATGGGGTCATTGCCAACATTACAGCATGCAACCATCTCAGTTGTAGTAGAGAAGATTTGACGAAGGATGGCCAATACCATAACCGTGCTTTGCACATATCTGTGAAATGCCAAGAAGATACCCTAGCAAGAGTCCTTGTGGACACTGGCTCACCTCTGAATGTTTTACCTAAGAGGACGCTCGTTAAGTTGCAATATCAAGGGGCTGAGATGAGGCCAATCGCATTAATTGTCAAGGCATTTGATGGATCTAAGAGGACCGTCATAGGGGAAGTGCGTCTGCCAATCTTAATTGGTCCACATATGTTTGAAATTATTTTTCAGGTTATGGACATCAACCCAAAttatagttgtttgcttggaaggccatggattcatgtCGATGGGGCCGTAACTTCAACCTTGCACTAAAAAATGAATTTTGTATTGATGATAAGCTGGTGATTGTGTCAGGTGGGGAGGATCTTATGGTAAGCCACCTCTCTTTGTTCAGTTACATTGAGGTTGATGAGGAtgctttggaaacttctttccaaaCTCTTGGAATAGCCAACGTTATCCTTATGGAAGTCGGATAACCAAAGGGGAAGGGTATTCCATCTTTTGCATCATGGAAGAAAGCAAGATCAAACTAAAGCTGGACCGTTATGGGTTGGGTTACAAACCAACTAATGCCAAGAAGGGAGCACCAACCTCCATCAAAGGACGTCCGAAGACTATCCAAGAAGTGTTTGTCAGCACTAGATATCAAGTCAATGTtattgatgaagatcttgaagatgAAGATTTGAGCAACCTGGTGTACCAATGTGATGTGGCTTTGAACAATTGGAAGGCGATTGAAATCCCAGAGATGTTTCCTTTGACAAAGTAAtttgttgtttttctttgttgttttcaaAATTCCATAGCTATGCCCAAAGCTATTAGACTATTTTGTAGGGACACCTTTGCATTTTCAAGATTATATCAATGAAGGCGTTTTGTCTAATTCTTGTTTGTTCATTTACTGCTCTTTCTCTTTCACTCTTAAAGGAAAATGACAATCTTTCAAAAccattaaaataaaaataattttccttttgcattcctttgttttttttaattttaataaaagAAAATCATTTAAACATGCAGAATAAAAGAAAACCCTGTTGAATCCAATGACTCTACTTTCACTCTTAACTTTGATTCACtaatctaccaagctgaagaagagggtgaggAAGATTGCGATGTTCCCGACGAACTGACAAGATTGGTTGAGTACGAGTACACAGATCTCCAACCACATCAAGAGCAGGTATAGTGATAAACCTTGGCACCGATGAAGCGAAGAAAGAGGTCAATATTGGTACAACACTTGGGGCAGACGTCAAAGAAAGATTGGTCAAGCTTCTACAAGAATATGTGATGTGTttgcatggtcgtatcaagatatgcccgGTTTAGACATAAACATTGTTGTTCACAAATTACAACTCCGACCAGATTGTCCACCAGTAAAACAAAAACTTCGAAGAACAAGACCAGACATGGCTTTGAAGATTCAAGAAGAGGTCAAAAGACAGTTTGATGTTGGCTTCCttgcagttgcaaagtacccttaatgggtagctaacattgtgccagtacttaaaaaggatggcaaggtcagaATGTGCGTGGACTACAGAGAgttgaataaagctagtccgaaggaCGATTTCCCTCTCCCACATATTGACACCTTGGTTGATAAAACTGCTAGGTTTGTTGttttctcctttatggatgggttttcaggctataatcagatcaagatggatCACGATGACATGGAAAAGACCACCTTCATCACACCAGGGGAACTTACTGCTACAAGGTTATGCCTTTTGGTCTCAAGAACATAGGGGTAACCTATCAAAGGGTGATGGTCACcctctttcatgacatgatgcataaggagattgaggtctatgtggacgatatgattgccaaatcacAGAGTGAGGAGGATCATTTGGACCATTTGTTGAAACTATTTGAGTGCCTCAGAAAATTCAGATTGCATCTGAATCTAACTAAGTGTATATTTGGGGTCCGATCGGGGAAGTTacttggtttcattgttagtcaacgaggaattgaagtagatcaAGACAAGGTCAGAGTGATACAAGAAATGATAGCTCCACAAACTGAaaagcaagttagaggttttcttgGAACATTGAACTACATTTCCAAGTTTATTTCCAACATGACTACTACATGTGAGCCTATATTCAAATTGCTTCGAAAGGATAAAAAAAttgaatggaattctgattgtCAACAAGCCTTTGAGAAGATTAAAGGTTATCTGCAAGAACCTCCTATCTTGATTCCACCCATTTTAAGGAAGCCTCTCttcatgtatttgactgtgctcgaaggATCCATGGGTTACGTACTAGGTCAACAtgatgaaactggaaagaaaggACATGCCATTTACTAATtgagcaagaagtttactgattgtgaaaGCGGATATTCACTtttagagaaaacttgttgtgctttagcatgggctGCTAGACGTCTTACGCAGTATATGATTTAtcacactactttgttgatctccaaaatggatccaataaagtatatctttgagaagcctgctttgactggaagactTGCCTGTTGTCACATGTTGTTATCTGAATATGACATCCAATACATAACCCAGAAATCTATCAAAGGAAGTGTTTTGTCTAACTACCTCGCTAATCATCTTGTTGAGGACTATGAGCCATTGAAGTTTTATTTCCCAGATGAAAACATTATGTTGGTGAAAGATTGTGAAACTCCAAGCCCAGATGAAGGTCCCGAGCCAGGTTCCTGTTGGAAGATgatgttcgatggttcctccaattgcGTGGGGCATGGTGTGGGAGTTGTGTTGATGAATCCCAATGGTCggtgttgcaccccaaaatttgccctctatttttaactctaaccaattttttgtttcacattcatttgcatcatcttcatagcataacatttttttctgtcttaatattagccggaataatttctcggaatttacaaacagactggtcaaattaactttttaactgtgcctaaaattagtcaacgaaaaaatgtcaagtttaagtttgcaaatgtcggtaacattaatctgcggttcacgtggtttaatttgacatgctaaaaatatttttacgactatttttggtcatatgttgatcagtctgagcagtttaaacggtcataatttttatctcaaaatccgaccaaacgctgtatttttccgagtcatttatttcgcgctgattattttgacgtgttcattttattttttcgagcattttggtgcccgactttttttttttttgagtctatttatttttatattgggtctagaataaataaataggttaattagtttttattttaattttaactattttaattatttaactttattcagtttttaatttaatattgggtttcaaaataaacttaggcccattatcattaacctaatttgttcctatatatatttactagcatgactgatagagagaggtcaaaagacagaacaaaaaagagaaactgagagtggctgatctatactatcgtacacatagtttggtaatagtttatatatgatatatactttatctattttgttgatacatttgttactgtgtttcaaatacatgttcatatgtgtgactgtgttatgtattccagatacatgcggtttggttaaatatatcaggatatcgccgttttgcttttttatgcacataagtataacatgtataataatttggttcattgtattatgtatttgatgtgtttgtttttatataaattttacatgtctcataatatataatataatataataataattttgttgttaataaaaatgcatatggatcatataatatataatttataatatgtaactagtgtgttaaatatatatatatttctattttatgttataatttgattatgttttcggatcggatcgtgtcaatacgccgtttccacatatacgtgtatgaggcgtgacatttgtgttatccgatccagttgcgatgatcgcaattttgcgctagcaacgccgttgtttttttttttaattcatatttttttttaaatacatatatttagatctgcacattttttttcataactaactaccctgatttttcctaaaccctgacaatttcgccacaaactctaaatttcaaacctaaaactttaaccgtgttatttcctctaaaccataaaccttttcttaaaccttaacaaaccttattattatttcctattttcgctcatatttatg encodes:
- the LOC127131229 gene encoding uncharacterized protein LOC127131229 — encoded protein: MDFGRKKTQKYTFKSPKLEDLRRLGSLVVDTEAFNKRYGYLLSILKINMEDGLLHTLIQFYDPVQAPFYGLEEDPKDQDITKVIHLKMSEIRDHMTTKGKMLGLTAKFLMNKAHFNDFVAMDAIKIFLIRNPVPTLLADAYHSVHMKNSYGGGIITCCMPMLYKWFISHLPRSHAFWDLKVGLLWSQKIISLTHSDIVWYSRDYDGVSIIDSCVGFSNVPLLGTKGGIGYNPILARRQLGYPMRDKPKNIHLKGLFCKEYEDYKALKEKIVHTWCHVHKLEKKVLGKTNYVSLEPFLKWVQDRAINLKMPYPRQEPLLLADKEPTYIFMTDAEKLNISLTKAQRERDAWKNK
- the LOC127131230 gene encoding uncharacterized protein LOC127131230 — translated: MAEQEQEIERVNEELTDLRGNIGQIMEMLQIVNPVINPQPAVTTPATWPPFGIPNGFMPPPQGQSTQHTVSLTTEVNQVIPTAMHTRVQPYFDDHQQVYDIPNMSEEGYERHEKLRENVETIEKRLRAMEGDQILGVASREMCLVSGLVIPAKFKTPNLDQYEGVTCPKSHLIMYYRKMEAYMDNDKLMIHYFQDSLKGASSKWYLTLDQTLIRCFQDLSDAFIKQYKYNMDLAPDRRQLLSMSQKDSESFKEYA